One Hemibagrus wyckioides isolate EC202008001 linkage group LG09, SWU_Hwy_1.0, whole genome shotgun sequence DNA segment encodes these proteins:
- the LOC131359578 gene encoding uncharacterized protein LOC131359578: protein MDVEDEQCDELLCLLEKQEQFADHLIDLAKQLEEMTKAMTKGQLVGNTATVLGSIALVGAGFATYMTAGLAFPLLVKTAGFVALTGTATSLTCKILEMWKSNEAMKNAEKTANEIEEICKKVGESQDLKGLPSDEVGSKITGVILKAMAKTAVKKAAKKGTKYTVQKGAKYAVQKGAKYAAAEGAKSSLLVANKGMSVALKTVSKGAGQFAGGALGLVFTLPDLINNCEELIKDKHQTEASIYLRKTANEIRDAVKQLKKQMNDFEKMLDETSDTE from the exons ATGGATGTGGAAGACGAACAGTGTGATGAGCTGTTGTGTTTACTTGAAAAGCAGGAGCAATTTGCAGATCATCTCATAGATTTGGCCAAACAACTGGAGGAGATGACTAAAGCTATGACTAAAGGCCAGTTGGTGGGAAACACAGCAACTGTGCTTGGGTCTATTGCCCTGGTTGGAGCAGGCTTTGCAACTTATATGACTGCAGGCCTGGCTTTCCCCTTGTTGGTGAAGACAGCAGGTTTCGTGGCTTTAACTGGCACTGCAACCAGTCTTACATGTAAGATTTTAGAGATGTGGAAATCCAATGAAGCAATGAAAAATGCAGAGAAAACCGCTAATGAAATTGAAGAGATTTGCAAAAAAGTGGGTGAGAGTCAAGACCTTAAAGGCTTGCCCTCTGATGAAGTGGGGAGTAAAATCACAGGAGTAATCCTGAAAGCCATGGCCAAAACCGCTGTGaaaaaagcagcaaaaaaaggaacaaaatatacagtacaaaaaGGAGCAAAATATGCAGTACAAAAAGGAGCAAAATATGCAGCAGCTGAAGGAGCAAAGTCTTCACTTTTAGTGGCTAATAAAGGAATGTCTGTTGCACTGAAAACTGTGTCAAAGGGAGCAGGCCAG TTTGCAGGAGGAGCCCTTGGCCTGGTATTCACACTTCCTGATCTGATTAACAACTGTGAAGAACTGATTAAAGACAAGCACCAGACAGAAGCTAGCATTTATCTGAGGAAAACAGCTAATGAAATCCGTGATGCTGTGAAACAGTTAAAGAAGCAGATGAATGACTTTGA AAAGATGCTCGATGAAACTTCTGACACCGAGTGA
- the LOC131359439 gene encoding cyclin-dependent kinase 2-interacting protein-like yields MDDATTPGRKGNLTGSARKVKDNAADWHNLILKWERLSDEGSSIATKIVNFRLSKDSPAICNYNTITAVTMRSVKDPEVMVEGLISSAAPADEQTYHSNPELEEECTKLQNIVDKMKGICELETFQYGENGRPTPLFHTWSTKQFGNLLINFIKKILTF; encoded by the exons ATGGACG ATGCTACAACCCCTGGAAGAAAAGGCAACTTGACTGGAAGTGCCAGAAAAGTGAAGGATAACGCAGCAGACTGGCATAATTTAATCCTGAAATGGGAGCGTCTGAGTGACGAAGGATCCTCCATCGCAACCAAAATAGTCAACTTCAGACTGAGCAAAGA ttcgCCTGCCATTTGcaactataacactataactgCAGTCACCATGCGAAGTGTGAAGGACCCTGAGGTCATGGTGGAAGGCCTGATTTCATCTGCAGCTCCTGCAGATGAACAGACATATCATAGCAACCCAGAGCTAGAGGAGGAATGCACCAAACTACAGAATATTGTAGACAAAATG AAGGGGATATGTGAACTGGAGACATTTCAATATGGAGAGAATGGAAGACCAACACCACTGTTTCATACTTGGTCCACAAAACAGTTTGGTAATCTACtgattaatttcattaaaaagatACTGACCTTTTAA
- the LOC131358936 gene encoding uncharacterized protein LOC131358936: MDLADRLCNELFRWIEKQEECAEHLMDLAKELEEMTTAMTAGQLVGNTATVLGSAALIGSGIATFLTGGLAAPLLVISAGITAGVGTVASVTFKLLDSWKSSKSMKDAEKTSGEIEKIWRNIESLQKKLSEEYKSQDLAKDFSFDEVQCEITARMLRAMGKRSGRYLPLSYLTRILRNDGMYRDRYQGFVVGKEFITCVSTLLVFTGFYLIFVNTATKKGAKHVLTTVIKTGMATMKTLLKGTSQAAGGAIGLVFALPDLIDNCEKLFKGENQTDASSYLRKKATEIRVAVKKIKKQLNELQEMLNEIPETECHVDLATEMCGNQTYIRGTVCMEYKQTKKQDRKVQEFIFLSTKDMGETKITSTSKLKSDDKSNKNKRQKRQSCQKKPRQKKVRLPRIAMSNLRSLPNKMEEIKEMMQYDDLFSCDLMFFTETWLNNNSAPISLDGYESIRIDRDPQLTQKRRGGGLIVFVNKAWATDVQVETLMNTQDYELMVVSIKPHGHPKGAPPLIFIHVYVPGPNFKKAAAEIAGFFYDALEEWCDSSVFLLGDFNRSDMTPYLGTMEQYVTCPTRYNNTLDLCYGNVPGAYICVCKRPLGRSDHNVIIMIPKDQYDPCKDGECTYNHTNRSEQWKEE, encoded by the exons ATGGATTTGGCAGACAGATTGTGCAATGAGCTGTTCCGTTGGATTGAAAAGCAGGAGGAATGTGCAGAACATCTGATGGATTTGGCAAAAGAATTGGAGGAGATGACTACAGCTATGACTGCCGGCCAGTTGGTGGGAAACACAGCAACTGTGCTTGGGTCTGCTGCCTTAATTGGATCAGGCATTGCAACTTTTCTGACTGGAGGTCTGGCTGCACCCCTGCTGGTGATTTCGGCAGGTATCACAGCTGGAGTTGGTACTGTAGCCAGTGTTACATTTAAGCTTTTAGACAGTTGGAAATCCAGTAAAAGTATGAAAGATGCAGAGAAGACCTCTGGGGAAATTGAAAAGATTTGGAGGAATATTGAAAGTCTCCAGAAGAAACTATCAGAGGAGTATAAGAGTCAAGATTTGGCTAAAGATTTTTCCTTCGATGAAGTGCAATGTGAAATAACAGCAAGAATGTTGAGAGCCATGGGCAAACGGAGTGGGAGGTATCTGCCCCTAAGTTACCTAACTCGCATCTTGAGGAATGATGGCATGTATAGAGATAGATATCAAGGGTTTGTTGTAGGAAAGGAGTTCATCACCTGTGTCAGTACTTTGCTAGTATTCACTGGATTTTACCTCATATTTGTAAACACAGCAACTAAAAAAGGAGCAAAACATGTTCTCACCACTGTGATTAAAACAGGAATGGCTACTATGAAAACTCTGTTAAAGGGAACAAGCCAG GCCGCAGGAGGAGCCATTGGCCTGGTGTTTGCACTACCTGATCTGATTGACAACTGTGAAAAACTGTTTAAAGGGGAAAATCAGACAGATGCTAGCAGTTATCTGAGGAAGAAAGCAACTGAAATTCGTGTTGctgtcaaaaaaattaaaaagcaatTGAATGAATTGCA AGAGATGCTCAATGAAATCCCTGAAACTGAGTGTCATGTTGATTTGGCTACGGAGATGTGTGGCAACCAAACATACATACGAGGCACTGTTTGTATGGAGTATAAACAGACCAAAAAGCAGGACAGGAAAGTACAAGAGTTTATTTTCCTTTCCACAAAAGACATGGGTGAAACCAAAATCACTTCCACAAGTAAACTCAAGTCAGATGACAAATCAAATaagaacaaaagacaaaagagGCAGTCTTGTCAGAAGAAGCCACGACAAAAGAAAGTTCGCCTTCCTAGAATAGCCATGTCCAACCTGCGTTCTCTTCCAAACAAAATGGAGGAGATTAAAGAAATGATGCAGTATGATGACTTATTTTCCTGTGATCTGATGTTCTTCACAGAGACATGGTTAAATAACAACTCAGCCCCAATCAGCTTGGATGGATATGAGTCTATCCGGATCGATCGTGATCCACAGCTTACTCAAAAACGTAGAGGAGGAGGACTGATCGTTTTTGTGAATAAGGCCTGGGCGACAGATGTGCAGGTGGAAACTCTAATGAATACCCAAGACTATGAGTTAATGGTTGTGTCCATTAAACCACATGGTCATCCTAAGGGTGCTCCACCACTTATCTTCATCCATGTTTATGTACCAGGGCCTAATTTTAAGAAAGCTGCTGCAGAAATTGCTGGTTTTTTCTATGATGCTCTGGAGGAATGGTGTGatagttctgtttttttgttaggTGATTTCAACAGGAGTGACATGACTCCTTACTTAGGTACCATGGAGCAATATGTCACATGCCCAACCAGATACAATAACACCCTGGATCTGTGCTATGGAAATGTGCCTGGGGCTTATATTTGTGTTTGCAAACGCCCACTTGGCCGgtcagatcacaatgtcattaTTATGATTCCTAAAGATCAATATGACCCTTGCAAAGATGGGGAGTGTACGTATAACCATACCAATCGAAGTGAGCAATGGAAGGAAGAATAA